One genomic segment of Mycolicibacterium gilvum includes these proteins:
- a CDS encoding type 1 glutamine amidotransferase gives MSESTVRIGLVLPDVMGTYGDGGNSLVLRQRLRLRGIDAEIVEITLDDPVPAELDVYALGGAEDYAQRLATKHLIRYPGLQQAISRGAPVLAICAAIQVLGHWYETSAGERVDGVGVLDVTTSPQPQRSIGEVSATPLVDGLTEPLTGFENHRGGTVLGSDARPLGRVTKGDGNLAGGGVDGAVQGSVVATYLHGCCLARNPQLADHLLTRVVGPLAPLDLPEVDRLRKERLAAPRRV, from the coding sequence ATGAGCGAGTCGACGGTGCGGATCGGGCTCGTCCTGCCCGACGTGATGGGTACCTACGGAGACGGCGGTAACTCGCTGGTGCTTCGGCAGCGGTTGCGCCTGCGCGGCATCGACGCCGAGATCGTCGAGATCACGTTGGACGATCCGGTGCCCGCGGAGTTGGACGTCTACGCGCTCGGCGGTGCCGAGGACTACGCGCAGCGGTTGGCGACCAAGCACCTGATCCGTTATCCCGGCCTGCAGCAGGCGATTTCGCGTGGGGCACCCGTGCTGGCGATCTGCGCTGCCATCCAGGTGCTGGGCCACTGGTACGAGACCTCGGCAGGCGAGCGGGTCGACGGTGTCGGCGTGCTGGACGTGACGACGTCACCGCAGCCGCAGCGATCCATCGGCGAAGTGTCGGCGACACCGTTGGTCGACGGGCTCACCGAGCCGCTCACCGGTTTCGAGAACCACCGCGGCGGAACGGTTCTGGGGTCCGACGCGCGGCCGTTGGGCAGGGTCACCAAGGGCGACGGCAACCTGGCCGGCGGTGGTGTCGACGGTGCGGTGCAGGGCAGCGTCGTCGCCACCTATCTGCACGGGTGCTGCCTGGCCCGCAACCCGCAACTCGCCGACCATCTGTTGACGCGGGTGGTGGGACCGCTTGCGCCGCTGGACCTTCCCGAGGTCGACCGGCTCCGCAAGGAACGGTTGGCCGCGCCGCGCCGGGTCTGA
- the leuA gene encoding 2-isopropylmalate synthase has protein sequence MTENYNPSADAFSSVRTIVTPAGKPNPGQPSWNTQRASSMPVNRYRSFDDEVEPIRLPDRTWPEKAITTAPMWAAVDLRDGNQALIDPMSPQRKRRMFDLLVRMGYKEIEVGFPSASQTDFDFVREIIEQGAIPDDVTIQVLTQCRPELIERTFLACQGAPRAIVHFYNSTSILQRRVVFRADRDAVKQIATDGARMCVEEAKKYPGTQWRYEYSPESYTGTELEYAVEVCNAVAEVVQPTPEWPLIVNLPATVEMATPNVYADSIEWMHRHLTPRDSIILSLHPHNDRGTAVAAAELGYAAGADRIEGCLFGNGERTGNVCLVTLGLNLFSRGVDPQIDFSNIDEIRRTVEYCNQLAVPERHPYGGDLVYTAFSGSHQDAINKGLDAMKFDADAADKDVDDLLWQVPYLPIDPKDVGRTYEAVIRVNSQSGKGGVAYIMKADHGLALPRRLQIEFSQVIQQITDGEGGEVSPKEMWDAFYEEYLAPVTPLERIRQKVDAAEVDGGTDTITAVVKIDGEEREIVGAGNGPLAAFVDAVGAVGFNVNVLDYSEHAMSAGEEAQAAAYVEAEIDGRTVWGVGIATSITTASLRAVVSAVNRAARLTAA, from the coding sequence ATGACTGAGAACTACAATCCCTCGGCCGATGCCTTCAGCTCGGTACGCACGATCGTCACCCCGGCCGGCAAGCCGAATCCCGGCCAGCCGTCCTGGAACACCCAGCGTGCGTCCTCGATGCCGGTCAACCGCTACCGATCATTCGACGACGAGGTGGAGCCCATCCGGCTGCCGGACCGCACCTGGCCCGAGAAGGCCATCACCACCGCGCCGATGTGGGCCGCGGTGGACCTGCGCGACGGCAACCAGGCGCTGATCGACCCGATGAGCCCGCAGCGCAAGCGCCGCATGTTCGACCTGCTGGTCCGGATGGGCTACAAGGAGATCGAGGTCGGGTTCCCGTCGGCGAGCCAGACCGACTTCGACTTCGTCCGCGAGATCATCGAGCAGGGCGCCATCCCCGACGACGTGACGATCCAGGTGCTGACCCAGTGCCGTCCCGAGTTGATCGAGCGCACCTTCCTGGCCTGCCAAGGAGCACCTCGCGCCATAGTCCACTTCTACAACTCGACGTCGATCCTGCAGCGCCGGGTGGTGTTCCGCGCCGACCGCGACGCCGTCAAGCAGATCGCCACCGACGGTGCGCGGATGTGCGTCGAGGAGGCGAAGAAGTACCCCGGAACGCAGTGGCGCTACGAGTACTCCCCCGAGTCCTACACCGGCACCGAGCTGGAGTACGCGGTCGAGGTGTGCAACGCCGTCGCCGAGGTCGTGCAGCCCACGCCCGAGTGGCCGCTGATCGTGAACCTGCCGGCCACCGTCGAGATGGCCACGCCGAACGTCTACGCCGACTCGATCGAGTGGATGCACCGGCATTTGACGCCGCGCGACTCCATCATCTTGAGCCTGCACCCGCACAACGACCGCGGAACCGCCGTCGCCGCAGCCGAATTGGGATATGCGGCCGGTGCGGACCGCATCGAGGGCTGCCTGTTCGGCAATGGTGAGCGCACCGGCAACGTGTGCCTGGTGACGTTGGGTCTGAACCTGTTCTCCCGCGGGGTCGATCCGCAGATCGACTTCTCCAACATCGACGAGATCCGGCGCACCGTCGAGTACTGCAACCAGCTGGCGGTACCCGAGCGGCACCCGTACGGCGGCGATCTGGTCTACACCGCGTTCTCGGGCAGCCACCAGGATGCGATCAACAAGGGCCTGGACGCGATGAAGTTCGACGCCGACGCGGCGGACAAGGATGTCGACGATCTGTTGTGGCAGGTCCCCTATCTGCCCATCGACCCGAAGGACGTGGGCCGCACCTACGAGGCCGTGATCCGGGTCAACTCACAGTCCGGCAAGGGCGGCGTCGCCTACATCATGAAGGCCGACCACGGTTTGGCCCTGCCGCGCCGGCTGCAGATCGAGTTCTCGCAGGTGATCCAGCAGATCACCGACGGCGAGGGCGGCGAGGTGTCGCCGAAGGAGATGTGGGACGCGTTCTACGAGGAGTACCTGGCTCCGGTCACCCCGCTGGAGCGGATCCGCCAGAAGGTCGACGCCGCCGAGGTCGACGGCGGCACCGACACCATCACCGCCGTCGTGAAGATCGACGGCGAAGAGCGAGAGATCGTCGGCGCCGGCAACGGCCCGCTCGCGGCATTCGTCGACGCGGTCGGCGCGGTCGGATTCAACGTCAACGTGCTGGACTACTCCGAGCACGCGATGTCCGCGGGCGAGGAAGCCCAGGCGGCGGCGTACGTCGAGGCGGAGATCGACGGCCGGACCGTGTGGGGTGTCGGCATCGCGACGTCGATCACCACGGCGTCATTGCGTGCGGTGGTCTCCGCGGTGAACCGGGCGGCACGGCTGACCGCCGCCTAA
- a CDS encoding Mur ligase family protein, with protein MVTGRGRLALAAGAGARWASRVTGRGAGAMIGGLVAMTLDKSILGQLGHGRRSVVITGTNGKSTTTRMTAAALATLGPVATNSEGANMDAGLVAALAAAPGATLAALEVDEMHVPHVSDAVDPSVVVLLNLSRDQLDRVGEINHIERTLRAGLARHPSAVVVANCDDVLMTSAAYDHPNVVWVAAGGGWASDSVSCPRSGETIVRDGTHWYSTGCEFKRPTPAWWFDDTHLHGPDGLTLPMTLNLPGTVNRGNATQAVAAAVTLGADPAAAVTAVSAVDEVAGRYRTVRIGSHTARLLLAKNPAGWQEALSMVDRDAAGVVIAVNGQVPDGEDLSWLWDVRFEHFEKAQVVAAGERGTDLAVRLGYAGVEHTLVHDTVAAIASCPPGHVEVLANYTAFLQLNRRIP; from the coding sequence ATGGTCACTGGACGTGGACGGCTCGCACTCGCCGCAGGAGCCGGCGCACGCTGGGCGTCGCGCGTCACCGGCAGAGGCGCCGGCGCCATGATCGGCGGCCTGGTCGCGATGACGCTGGACAAGTCGATCCTCGGCCAGCTCGGTCACGGACGCCGAAGCGTCGTGATCACCGGCACGAACGGCAAGTCGACGACGACGCGGATGACCGCTGCCGCGCTGGCGACACTGGGACCGGTGGCCACGAACTCCGAGGGCGCCAACATGGACGCCGGGTTGGTCGCCGCGCTGGCCGCCGCCCCCGGGGCCACGCTCGCCGCGCTCGAGGTCGACGAGATGCACGTCCCGCATGTCAGCGATGCCGTCGACCCGTCGGTGGTGGTCCTGCTGAACCTGTCCCGCGACCAGCTCGACCGTGTCGGCGAGATCAACCACATCGAGCGCACCCTGCGGGCCGGGCTGGCGCGGCATCCGTCGGCGGTGGTCGTCGCCAACTGTGACGACGTGCTGATGACGTCGGCGGCCTACGACCACCCGAACGTGGTGTGGGTCGCGGCGGGCGGCGGCTGGGCCAGCGACTCGGTCAGCTGCCCGCGCTCCGGGGAGACGATCGTGCGCGACGGGACTCACTGGTACTCGACGGGCTGCGAGTTCAAGCGCCCGACGCCCGCCTGGTGGTTCGACGACACTCACCTCCACGGCCCCGACGGCCTGACGTTGCCGATGACGCTGAACCTTCCGGGCACCGTGAACCGCGGCAACGCGACACAGGCGGTGGCCGCGGCCGTGACGCTGGGCGCCGATCCGGCCGCCGCGGTGACGGCGGTGTCGGCGGTGGACGAGGTCGCGGGGCGGTACCGCACCGTGCGGATCGGGTCGCACACCGCGCGTCTGCTCCTGGCGAAGAACCCGGCGGGCTGGCAGGAGGCGCTGTCGATGGTCGATCGTGACGCCGCCGGTGTGGTGATCGCGGTCAACGGGCAGGTGCCCGACGGCGAGGACCTGTCGTGGCTGTGGGACGTGCGCTTCGAACACTTCGAGAAGGCGCAGGTGGTCGCTGCCGGTGAGCGGGGCACCGACCTGGCGGTGCGCCTGGGCTATGCCGGCGTCGAGCACACGCTGGTGCACGACACCGTCGCGGCGATCGCGTCGTGCCCACCGGGACACGTCGAGGTGCTGGCCAACTACACCGCGTTCCTGCAGCTGAACAGGCGTATCCCATGA
- a CDS encoding NAD(P)/FAD-dependent oxidoreductase has product MTETADVVIVGGGLEGAAAAWALSRRGVTDVVVCERSTVGSGMTGKSSGIVRCHYGVSSLAAMAADGLEVFEQAQDIFGTDIGFRQTGYVVGVGEQNVDALRKSLAAQRSVGVETEEIDESEVARLWPFADLTPFAAFGWEARGGYGDAYQTAQAFSTSARAAGVRVRQGTAVAGLLVDADRVTGVRLADGTEISAGTTVVATGVWTRPLLSAHGIDMPIRVIREQIVMIDPGIDEAAVGRLPVFSDLVSLQYVRPELGGEILFGNSDLPGYDAIAPADPDAYLNRATDDFVDLTVDKVGTRFPGFDGASITGSYAGCYDVTPDWNPVISRGPLDGLVIAAGFSGHGFKIAPAVGQLVADLVVDGHGSDPRIPASDFRFSRFAENDPLKTPYPYVGAGQMR; this is encoded by the coding sequence ATGACCGAGACCGCGGACGTCGTCATCGTCGGCGGCGGCCTCGAAGGCGCGGCGGCAGCGTGGGCATTGAGCCGACGCGGTGTCACCGATGTCGTGGTGTGCGAACGCAGTACCGTCGGATCGGGGATGACCGGTAAGTCCAGCGGGATCGTCCGCTGCCACTACGGTGTCAGCTCGCTGGCCGCGATGGCCGCCGACGGCCTCGAAGTCTTCGAACAAGCACAGGACATCTTCGGCACGGACATCGGCTTCCGGCAGACCGGCTACGTCGTCGGTGTCGGCGAGCAGAATGTCGACGCACTGCGTAAAAGCCTTGCCGCGCAACGCTCTGTCGGCGTGGAGACCGAGGAGATCGACGAGTCCGAGGTCGCGCGGCTGTGGCCGTTTGCCGATCTGACACCGTTCGCCGCCTTCGGCTGGGAGGCGCGCGGCGGGTACGGCGACGCGTACCAGACCGCGCAGGCGTTCTCGACGTCGGCGCGTGCTGCGGGCGTGCGGGTCCGGCAGGGCACCGCCGTCGCCGGGCTGCTGGTCGACGCAGACCGTGTCACCGGGGTCCGCCTCGCCGACGGTACCGAGATCTCGGCGGGCACGACCGTCGTCGCCACCGGTGTGTGGACGCGCCCGTTACTTTCGGCCCACGGGATCGACATGCCGATCCGGGTGATCCGCGAGCAGATCGTGATGATCGACCCGGGCATCGACGAAGCGGCCGTGGGCCGACTGCCCGTGTTCTCCGACCTGGTGTCGCTGCAGTACGTGCGGCCCGAGCTGGGCGGGGAGATCCTGTTCGGCAACAGCGACCTGCCCGGCTACGACGCAATTGCCCCTGCCGACCCGGACGCCTACCTCAACCGCGCCACCGACGACTTCGTCGACCTCACCGTCGACAAGGTCGGCACCCGCTTCCCCGGCTTCGACGGCGCGTCGATCACCGGCAGCTACGCGGGCTGTTACGACGTGACCCCGGACTGGAACCCGGTGATCTCCCGCGGGCCACTCGACGGTCTGGTGATCGCCGCGGGGTTCAGCGGCCACGGGTTCAAGATCGCGCCCGCGGTCGGCCAGCTCGTCGCCGATCTCGTCGTCGACGGACACGGCAGCGACCCGCGCATCCCGGCGTCGGACTTCCGGTTCTCCCGCTTCGCGGAGAACGACCCGCTCAAGACTCCCTACCCGTACGTCGGGGCAGGACAGATGCGCTAG
- a CDS encoding SRPBCC family protein, translating into MGQVSASSTVLIDSDPATVLDAVADYEAMRPKILSEHYSGYRVLEGGQGAGTVAEWKLQATKSRSREVKANVDIAGRTVIEKDANSSMVTNWTVAPAGPGSSVTVKTSWQGAGGIGGFFEKTFAPLGLRKIQAQVLENLKREVEGGKP; encoded by the coding sequence ATGGGACAGGTCAGCGCGTCCAGCACGGTTCTGATCGACTCGGATCCGGCCACGGTTCTCGACGCCGTCGCGGACTACGAGGCCATGCGCCCGAAGATTCTCTCCGAGCACTACAGCGGCTACCGGGTGCTCGAAGGCGGCCAGGGTGCGGGCACCGTCGCCGAATGGAAGCTGCAGGCGACGAAGTCGCGGTCGCGTGAGGTCAAGGCGAACGTCGACATCGCCGGCCGCACCGTCATCGAGAAGGACGCCAACTCGTCGATGGTGACGAACTGGACCGTCGCCCCGGCCGGTCCGGGATCGTCGGTGACGGTCAAGACGTCGTGGCAGGGCGCGGGCGGTATCGGCGGCTTTTTCGAGAAGACCTTCGCCCCGCTGGGTCTGCGCAAAATTCAGGCGCAGGTGCTGGAGAACCTCAAGCGTGAGGTCGAGGGCGGCAAGCCCTGA
- a CDS encoding DEDDh family exonuclease, giving the protein MSSTAGRRWGRPAHEDGAGWAVVDVETSGFRPGQARIVSVAALALSDDGNVEKSLYSLLDPGVDPGPTHVHGLTAEMLEGQPTFGDVVGDLCEVLRGRTLVAHNVGFDYSFLSAEAELVGAELPIDTVMCTVELARRLDLGLENLRLESLAAHWGVTQMKPHDALDDAMVLAQILKPVLVRAQERRKWLPVHPVGRRTWPNGRVTHDEFRPLKALAARMACPYANPGRFVSGRPLVQGMRVALAAEVGHTYDELIERIVHAGLAYTESVDAFTSLVVCDAAAPEQGKGYQAGEFGVPMLPSDEFLQRLDAVIGGSAVEEFAEPSPAGDQFALF; this is encoded by the coding sequence ATGAGCTCAACCGCCGGACGTCGCTGGGGCAGGCCCGCCCACGAGGACGGCGCGGGTTGGGCGGTGGTCGATGTCGAGACCTCGGGTTTCCGGCCCGGCCAGGCGCGCATCGTCAGCGTCGCTGCGCTGGCGCTGTCCGACGACGGCAACGTCGAGAAGAGCCTGTACAGCCTGCTCGATCCCGGCGTGGATCCCGGCCCCACCCACGTGCACGGTCTGACCGCCGAGATGCTGGAGGGCCAGCCGACGTTCGGTGACGTCGTCGGCGACCTGTGCGAGGTCCTGCGCGGCCGCACTCTGGTGGCACACAACGTCGGCTTCGACTACTCGTTCCTGTCCGCCGAAGCCGAACTGGTCGGCGCCGAGCTGCCGATCGATACGGTCATGTGCACGGTCGAGCTGGCGCGCCGCCTCGACCTGGGGCTGGAGAACCTGCGTCTGGAGTCCCTGGCCGCGCACTGGGGCGTCACGCAGATGAAGCCGCACGACGCGCTCGACGACGCGATGGTGCTGGCTCAGATCCTCAAACCCGTGCTGGTACGCGCTCAGGAACGCCGTAAGTGGCTGCCCGTGCATCCGGTGGGACGACGCACCTGGCCGAACGGCCGGGTGACCCACGACGAGTTCCGGCCGCTGAAGGCTCTGGCCGCCAGGATGGCGTGCCCTTACGCCAACCCCGGCCGGTTCGTGTCCGGCAGGCCGCTGGTCCAGGGCATGCGGGTCGCGCTGGCCGCCGAGGTCGGCCACACCTACGACGAGCTCATCGAACGCATCGTGCATGCCGGCCTCGCCTACACCGAGTCGGTCGACGCGTTCACCTCGCTCGTGGTGTGCGACGCAGCCGCACCCGAACAGGGCAAGGGCTATCAGGCCGGCGAGTTCGGCGTACCGATGCTGCCGAGCGACGAGTTCCTGCAGCGCCTGGACGCGGTGATCGGCGGCTCGGCCGTCGAGGAGTTCGCCGAACCGTCCCCGGCCGGGGATCAGTTCGCGCTCTTTTAG
- a CDS encoding Rv3717 family N-acetylmuramoyl-L-alanine amidase, with product MPARLRVGAALAAGMLAASSGLAAPAQAAPTNLAGKIVFLDPGHQGSMEGSSRQVPTGRGGTKDCQAGGTSTEDGLAEHTFAWDTTLRVRQALTALGVRTAMSRGDDTGPGPCVDERAAMANSIRPNAVVSIHGDGGPATGRGFHVLYSSPPLNAAQAGPSVQFAKVMRDQLAGSGIPPATYIGQQGLNPRSDIAGLNLAQYPSILVELGNMKSPVDSALMKSPEGRQKYADAVVRGIVAFLSQA from the coding sequence ATGCCAGCCAGACTGCGTGTCGGGGCCGCACTGGCCGCCGGGATGCTCGCCGCGTCGTCGGGTCTCGCCGCCCCCGCCCAGGCGGCGCCCACCAACCTCGCCGGGAAGATCGTGTTCCTCGACCCCGGCCATCAGGGCTCGATGGAGGGATCGAGCCGTCAGGTCCCGACCGGGCGCGGCGGCACCAAGGACTGCCAGGCCGGTGGCACCTCCACCGAGGACGGTCTCGCCGAGCACACCTTCGCGTGGGACACCACGCTGCGGGTCCGCCAGGCCCTCACCGCACTGGGCGTCCGCACCGCGATGTCGCGCGGCGACGACACAGGCCCGGGACCCTGCGTCGACGAACGCGCCGCGATGGCGAATTCGATCCGCCCGAACGCGGTGGTGTCGATCCACGGCGACGGCGGACCGGCCACCGGCCGCGGATTCCACGTGCTGTACTCGTCGCCGCCGCTCAACGCGGCGCAGGCGGGTCCGTCGGTGCAGTTCGCGAAGGTGATGCGGGATCAGCTCGCCGGGTCGGGCATCCCGCCGGCGACCTACATCGGACAGCAGGGCCTCAACCCGCGTTCGGACATCGCCGGTCTCAACCTGGCGCAGTACCCGTCGATCCTCGTCGAACTCGGGAACATGAAGAGCCCCGTCGACTCGGCGCTGATGAAGTCCCCGGAGGGACGCCAGAAATACGCCGACGCGGTCGTACGCGGGATCGTGGCGTTCCTGAGCCAGGCCTAG
- a CDS encoding FAD-binding oxidoreductase produces the protein MSVAVADARSAYANGVQRLVASYRAIPTDATVRLAKPTSNLFRARAKNTIKGLDTSGLTHVIEVDPDARTADVAGMCTYEDLVAATLPYGLSPLVVPQLKTITLGGAVTGLGIESASFRNGLPHESVLEMDILTGTGDIVRASADENPDLFRAFPNSYGTLGYSVRLKIELEPVKPFVTLRHLRFHSLPNLIAAMDRIVETGGWNGDHVDYLDGVVFSADESYLSIGIQSATPGPVSDYTGDDIFYRSIQHDSPTDGGEKHDRLTVHDYFWRWDTDWFWCSRAFGAQNPKIRRWWPRRYRRSSFYWKLIGYDQRFGIADRIEKRAGRPLRERVVQDVEVPIERTVEFLQWFLDTIPIEPIWLCPLRLRDDNSWSLYPLRPHRTYVNVGFWSSVPVGPEEGHTNKLIERRISELEGHKSLYSDAFYSADEFDALYGGEAYRTVKKTYDPDSRFLDLYAKAVRRQ, from the coding sequence GTGTCTGTTGCCGTAGCCGACGCACGATCCGCCTACGCCAACGGCGTGCAGCGGTTGGTGGCGAGTTATCGTGCCATTCCCACCGATGCCACCGTTCGGCTCGCCAAGCCCACCTCCAACCTGTTCCGCGCCAGGGCCAAGAACACCATCAAAGGTCTGGACACCTCAGGCCTGACCCACGTGATCGAAGTTGACCCAGATGCCCGGACCGCCGACGTCGCCGGAATGTGCACCTACGAAGACCTCGTCGCAGCGACGTTGCCCTACGGACTTTCCCCGCTGGTGGTCCCCCAGCTCAAGACCATCACCCTCGGCGGCGCCGTCACCGGGCTCGGCATCGAGTCCGCGTCGTTCCGCAACGGCCTGCCGCACGAGTCGGTTCTGGAGATGGACATCCTCACCGGTACCGGCGATATCGTGCGCGCCTCCGCCGACGAGAACCCCGACCTCTTCCGCGCTTTTCCCAATTCCTATGGCACCCTCGGCTACTCGGTTCGACTGAAGATCGAACTGGAACCGGTGAAGCCGTTCGTGACGTTGCGTCACCTGCGGTTCCACTCGCTGCCGAACCTGATCGCGGCGATGGACCGCATCGTCGAGACCGGCGGGTGGAACGGCGATCACGTCGACTACCTCGACGGCGTGGTGTTCAGCGCCGACGAGAGCTACCTGAGTATCGGAATCCAGTCCGCGACACCGGGACCCGTCAGCGACTACACCGGTGACGACATCTTCTACCGGTCCATCCAGCACGACTCCCCGACCGACGGCGGCGAAAAGCACGACCGGCTGACCGTGCACGACTACTTCTGGCGCTGGGACACCGACTGGTTCTGGTGCTCAAGGGCATTCGGCGCCCAGAACCCGAAGATCCGGCGGTGGTGGCCGCGGCGCTACCGGCGGAGCAGCTTCTACTGGAAGCTCATCGGTTACGACCAGCGATTCGGCATCGCCGACCGCATCGAGAAGCGCGCCGGCAGACCTCTGCGTGAACGGGTCGTCCAGGACGTCGAGGTGCCGATCGAACGCACCGTCGAGTTCCTGCAGTGGTTCCTGGACACCATCCCGATCGAGCCGATCTGGTTGTGCCCGTTGCGACTTCGCGATGACAACAGCTGGTCGCTGTACCCGCTCCGGCCCCATCGCACGTATGTGAACGTGGGATTCTGGTCGTCGGTGCCCGTCGGGCCGGAGGAGGGTCACACCAACAAGCTGATCGAACGCCGGATCAGCGAGCTGGAGGGGCACAAGTCGCTGTACTCCGACGCCTTCTATTCGGCCGACGAGTTCGATGCGCTCTACGGCGGGGAGGCCTACCGGACCGTGAAGAAGACCTACGACCCAGACTCTCGTTTCCTCGACCTCTATGCGAAGGCGGTGCGACGGCAATGA
- the recR gene encoding recombination mediator RecR produces MFEGPVQDLIDELGKLPGIGPKSAQRIAFHLLSVEPPDIDRLTAVLNRVRDGVTFCSVCGNVSDEERCRICGDARRDASLICVVEEPKDVQAVERTREFRGRYHVLGGALDPLSGIGPDQLRIRELLNRIGERVDGVDVAEVIIATDPNTEGEATATYLVRMLRDIPGLSVTRIASGLPMGGDLEFADELTLGRALAGRRAMA; encoded by the coding sequence ATGTTTGAGGGACCTGTCCAGGATCTGATCGACGAGCTCGGCAAGCTGCCGGGCATCGGGCCCAAGAGTGCCCAGCGCATCGCGTTCCATCTGCTGTCGGTCGAACCTCCCGACATCGACCGGCTCACCGCGGTGCTCAACCGCGTCCGCGACGGTGTCACGTTCTGCTCGGTGTGCGGCAACGTCAGCGACGAGGAGCGGTGCCGAATCTGCGGGGATGCGCGCCGGGACGCGTCGTTGATCTGTGTGGTCGAAGAACCCAAGGACGTCCAGGCCGTCGAGCGCACGCGTGAGTTCCGTGGGCGCTACCACGTCCTCGGCGGCGCTCTCGACCCGTTGTCCGGGATCGGGCCCGACCAGCTGCGCATCCGCGAACTGCTGAACCGGATCGGTGAGCGCGTCGACGGCGTCGACGTGGCCGAGGTCATCATCGCCACCGACCCCAACACCGAGGGCGAGGCCACGGCGACGTACCTGGTGCGGATGCTGCGAGACATCCCGGGGCTTTCCGTGACGCGGATCGCGTCGGGCCTGCCGATGGGCGGAGACCTGGAGTTCGCCGACGAGCTCACGCTGGGCCGTGCGCTGGCGGGCCGCCGCGCGATGGCGTAG
- a CDS encoding helix-turn-helix domain-containing protein, giving the protein MANQNDRDDHTPLLRNTSGTARDRDPGAPVEELEIESAIGRNVRLLRQHQGLTVAETAARVGISKAMMSKIENAQTSCSLSTLALLAKGFDVPVTSLFRGADVERPAAFVKAGTGARIVREGTREGHEYQLLGSLRGEHKRLECLEVTLSEKSQTYPLFQHPGTEFIYMLEGVMDYSHSRSVYRLQPGDSLQIDGEGAHGPVDLVEVPIRFLSVIAFPDSQV; this is encoded by the coding sequence GTGGCCAACCAGAACGACCGTGACGATCACACCCCGCTGCTGCGCAACACCTCGGGCACCGCGCGGGACCGCGATCCGGGCGCGCCGGTCGAAGAACTCGAGATCGAGTCGGCGATCGGGCGCAACGTGCGGCTCCTGCGCCAGCATCAGGGCCTCACCGTCGCCGAGACGGCCGCCCGCGTCGGCATCTCCAAGGCGATGATGAGCAAGATCGAGAACGCCCAGACCTCCTGCAGCCTGTCGACGCTGGCACTGCTCGCCAAGGGCTTCGACGTACCGGTCACGAGCCTGTTCCGCGGCGCCGACGTGGAACGCCCCGCGGCGTTCGTCAAAGCGGGCACCGGGGCCCGGATCGTGCGCGAGGGCACCAGGGAGGGCCACGAGTACCAGTTGCTGGGTTCGCTGCGCGGCGAGCACAAGCGGCTGGAGTGCCTCGAGGTCACGCTGTCGGAGAAGAGCCAGACCTACCCGCTGTTCCAGCATCCGGGTACCGAGTTCATCTACATGCTCGAGGGCGTGATGGATTACAGCCACAGCCGCTCGGTCTATCGCCTGCAGCCCGGAGATTCGCTGCAGATCGACGGCGAGGGCGCGCACGGACCCGTCGATCTGGTGGAGGTCCCGATCCGGTTTCTGTCGGTTATCGCTTTCCCCGACTCACAGGTTTGA
- a CDS encoding YbaB/EbfC family nucleoid-associated protein has product MQPGGQPDMSALLAQAQQVQQQLMEAQEALANAEVHGQAGGGLVQVTMKGSGEVVGVSIDPKVIDPADPETLQDLIVGAIADAAKQVTILAHDKLGPLAGGLGGQGLPGLPGM; this is encoded by the coding sequence ATGCAGCCCGGTGGACAACCCGATATGTCAGCCCTCCTCGCCCAGGCGCAGCAGGTGCAGCAGCAGCTGATGGAGGCGCAGGAGGCGCTGGCCAACGCCGAAGTGCACGGTCAGGCCGGTGGTGGGCTCGTCCAGGTGACGATGAAGGGCAGCGGCGAGGTCGTCGGCGTCTCCATCGACCCCAAGGTGATCGATCCCGCGGACCCGGAGACGCTGCAGGACCTCATCGTCGGCGCGATCGCCGACGCCGCCAAGCAGGTCACCATCCTGGCCCACGACAAGCTGGGGCCGCTGGCCGGAGGGCTCGGCGGCCAGGGACTGCCGGGACTGCCGGGGATGTGA